Proteins from a single region of Gossypium arboreum isolate Shixiya-1 chromosome 1, ASM2569848v2, whole genome shotgun sequence:
- the LOC108481891 gene encoding uncharacterized protein LOC108481891: MVEQKEKQTLPHKETIDMVTLEEGKVVKIRTCITEETKRDLVRVLREFKDVFAWSYQDMPGLSSDIIVYCLPIRVDCKPVQQKLRRMRPNIVLKIKEEVKKQFDAGFFQVIKYSEWVANVVPVPKKDGKGTFYYKVMPFGLKNTGATYQRAMVTLFHDMMHKEIEVYVENMIAKSRTEKEHIEVLRKLFTRLRKFQLKLNPTKCTFKARSGKLLGFVVSEKGIEIDSDKVRAIQDLSPPRTQKEVRGFFGRLN, encoded by the exons atggtagagcaAAAGGAAAAGCAAACTTTGCCTCATAAAGAAACCATAGACATGGTGACTTTAGAAGAAGGGAAAGTTGTAAAAATTAGAACATGCATAACTGAAGAAACAAAGCGAGATCTTGTTAGGGTTCTTCgggaattcaaagatgtttttgcatggtcatatcaggatatgcccggTTTAAGCTCTGATATTATAGTATATTGCCTTCCCATAAGAGTAGATTGCAAGCCTGTACAGCAGAAACTTCGACGAATGAGGCCAAATATTGTCTTAAAGATAAAGGAGGAAGTCAAAAAGCAGTTTGATGCGGGATTCTTTCAGGTGAtcaagtactcagaatgggtagccaatgtTGTGCCCGTTCCCAAGAAAGATGGCAAG GGCACGTTCtattacaaggtgatgccatttggattaaagaATACTGGAGCGACGTATCAGAGAGCTATGGTGactttattccatgatatgatgcacaaggagattgAAGTGTATGTTGAAAATATGATAGCCAAATCTCGAACTGAAAAGGAGCACATCGAAGTATTGAGAAAGTTGTTCACGAGACTAAGAAAGTTTCAGTTAAAGCTTAATCCAACAAAATGCACTTTTAAGGCTAGATCCGGAAAGCTATTGGGCTTTGTGGTTAGTGAGAAGGGAATTGAGATTGACTCAGACAAAGTCCGGGCTATACAGGATTTGTCTCCACCacgcactcaaaaagaagttcgggGCTTCTTTGGAAGACTAAATTAA